The following nucleotide sequence is from Echeneis naucrates chromosome 17, fEcheNa1.1, whole genome shotgun sequence.
ttttttttcatctgtatgTCAAACACACTAATGAATGATTTCCTGACACCTgataactgaagaaaaaaaaaaaaaaaacagaaaaaagtgcCACGAGGGAGACCATATCAGTGAGCAGTGCACTAGTTGTCTGTACTGTACAGAGAAGTCTACCATTGCAGTATTCTTGTGATATTTGACCTtacatgtatttgttttatttcaacgTCAGCTCGTActgttgaaataatttcttCCGCTCCCTTTGTCGGGTGCGGCTGACGCTGAATGCTACCAATTGTGTTTGAAGGTTTGCTTATGAACTACTTTGGCACATCATGCCAAACTTATATACTGTAAATATGTAAGAATGAATCCAGACACTTTGTCATGCCCTTTATGATTATACTGCAATGTTTTCACTTAaactatgaaatgaaatgtgtttgttccaGAATAACTAATATGTTATAATAATGACTTATGACAGTAGTTCATAAGCAAACTTTCAAATGGACTATAATGCTGTGAGGGAACACTGTGTATCTCATAACTGTCTTAGTCTTTGTGACTTTTTCTCTATCATTGCCAAACAACTGCCATGCTGGAAGATCTTGAAAATACTTGTCAACATCCTCAGTGAATGAATGtactcattcttttttttttttgtcctctatTGTCATTCTACTGTGCAGTAATAAGGAAAAGCACATTTTTGCATTCTGAAAAGGAGCTGCTGTCCTGTATCATTTGTAAATAGTGTAAATAATCATGCTGATGGTATAGTGTATCAGTTTGGTTTGGGGGGATCATCCAAGCTCTTCAAAGGCAGGACTGTGATTAAAGTGTgaggttttctgtttgttttgttttgttttattcttttattttttcggTGACAATGCTGTGAATAAGatgtatgtacagtatttacGTGACTTTAGCTGACTGCTGAGTTCAGCTGTTTCCTTCTTGTTATTAGAGTAGAGTCGCAGGCTTGATCTCAGCCAGAAGTGAGCCGTCTCGATTGACAGATGCCTGCTGAGTTTTTGCAGTTGCTAAGTTACTGCTGTTGTAATAACCATCAATCTTTGGAGTACTGCTATTAAATGGCATTATACAATTGACTGCTAAAGTTGTTGTGTGGTTTtgaatgcaaataaatgcaTATAATTATACATTGTACATAATTATACATCGATTCACAGTTCAGTGACAtgtgcattgatttttttttattaaaatatttttcatcagaTTGGCAGCTGAATCTTCTAAACAGGCAGCAGAAAGATAACAGAAAgtcttttaaacatttaattttctcGTCACAAGGGGGAGCTGTCTGTGAGCACAGACTGTTCTGCTGAGACAGGCTGGGATGTTGGAATAGGCcatgttttctgctttgatgtgacgCTTTGAACATCATGCAGTGCAAAATAAAGGTCAGTTAAAGGTTGAGAGAGATAGATGGTAAGTTTGATGGTGTAGGCCAAACACATGTTCACATAGTCATTGCATACCTGTTAAACAACTGAGTTCGTAAAAGGCAACTTGATAATTCAGGCCAAGCCAAAAGAGCATGTTTGCATTCCGTCagtccatctatccatcttctaccacttttccatttccaggttgtggggtgctggagccaatccgaggtgaggggcggggtcaccctggacaggtcgtcagtccaaccactcacactcgcattcacacctgctggcaatttagagtcgccagttaacccagttaacggtgggaggaaaccacacagaaaggaccaaaactgggaaccgaacctgtcACTTTTTTGTTGTGGGGTGACGGCACTAAACACTACGCCACCGTGTTGCCCATTCCGTGCTTAAAGTGAAGATTTAAAGAAGGCACTCCAGCAttgttttatgttattatttttatgtaataaaaaatagaaaatgtcaaAACCTGATATGCGCTGCTcccccacagtaagaaggttgtgggttcagctCCCGGGCTTGGGGCCTTTGTTTGCATGTTCGctccgtgcctgcgtgggtttcctccctccgtccaaagacatcatgtttgggttaactggtgactctaaattgtccgttgttggtctctgtctgtctctgtgtgttgcccctgtgatggactggtgacctgttcagggtgtaccccgccctcacccagtcagctgggattggctccagcacccccgggacccggaaacagatgattggtaggaaatgaatgaatgaaaaatatgtcCCAACATGCACGCCaagaaaaatgctgattttaGGGAGTTGAGAGAGCTTTGGTGCTCCCATTGATTTGTGAATAAAAGCTTTTCAGTAAGAAAAAATAGCTGAAGGAATCAAGGCAGCAGTTTGTGGCAGCAATCCATTCAGACACTTGTAAATATACATGTGCTGGTGGATAGTTGAGCTGCCAGTCTTGAGGTGGCTTTTGAAGGTTGACAAGAAAGGCAACATGGATTGGTGTGTAGCAGACGATGAACACAATCATGTTTGCCATGACTATAGAGAGTATGcgtttcatttcctctgaatTACTTTCCGCCTTCGACAGAATACATTTGATCTGAGtggaacaaaacacaatgaTCAGCAGAGGAATAAGAAAGCCTGGGACAATTAGCATCGTAATAGCCGCTGGTCCTAGTGGGTTATCTTTACATCTTTCATAGCATGTCCACAGTTTTTTAGGGTCGTTCTCCTTTTGGAATATAGCCCCTATTGACAGAAGAAGGCCCCAAATAACCAAACATACGACAACAGctgtctccttcttctttctccagctcctggtctGAAAAGGGAACTTCACAACCAGATAGCGGTGGACGCTGATGGCAGTCAGGGTCATGATGCTGGCATACATGTTGATGAAATGCACATTCATGAGGTGAGTGCACCAAGTCGTCTTCGGCAGGCAGAAGAAGGCATCATAAATCCTAAAGGGGAGGAATAGGATGAGGGCCGAATCAGCAATGGCGAGGTTGACCATGTAGATGTGGGTGTCTGTCCAGGAATCTCGCTTTGCAATGAAGGCACACAAAGCTGCAGTGTTGAAAATGGATCCTGGGATAAACAGAGCACTGTAGGCCGCACCCTGAAGGATGTCCACCTTACAACTGGAATTGGTGATGTTGCCACACATATTTACCTGTAAGAATTTTGAATAAACAGTAACTCCTTTTTTCGGTGAAAGTTTAAGTCAAAGTAACTCcaaaaagcagagcaaaaacatataaacatataattCATTGTTACCCAATGCCTGAATGCTCATTTGTGCACTGAGATAATTCTTTGCTTGTGTAAACAGGAGCCCACAGGCTTGTGAATGCATTCCTACATGCACTTCACTGTCTCAGTACAAGCAGCGATATTTTCATGACAATGTAAATTGACTGTAGACAGCTCAAGCCCATCCCCCAAAACTACACACCACATCTCAGCAAGACAAAAGTCCATGgtggaaaagataaaaaagggAAGTGGGTACTAAAATATTCTCGCTGCTATAGTTTGTTCTTAAATGATGAATCCTCATAACATAATAGCCACATAACTTCAAATTATCTGCAAGTGTGTGTCAATTGAAGATTAGATAAATGTAAGGAAATCTCATCATGTTTCCTCATTGTACAAGAACTCATACATTCCTTTCAGTCAAATGATTTCTCTGAGAGCTTGATTATTCAATTTACTCTCTTTTACTGTTGTGTGGATTAACtggaaattattttgaaatgattttaatttttacgTCTTTATGTTCCCTAAGTGGAGTGTTCGGCAGCCACATGGCcacaagacacaaaaaagaagcaaaaatgcAACAGCCTCAGTTCCAGTCGTTTACTGAAGCCATGTGTATACATTCAAAATCAGtggaaagcagaaaatgaaggCTGGTGAAAATTATGCCATAAAAATTAAGACTTACCAAGTGAGCTCCGCTGTGGTGGATAAAAGGTTTCAAAAAGCAGCTGTACCAGAAGCTGTCAATTGCATAGCTGTCtgtctcatttcctctctcctgttgttttcagtttcagttgctTAATATACTATAGTGGTGAGGTTTGTACGATCTGGCAGCTCAAATGCAATTTTCAGCCACTGTTGgcattttttcacttttgaatTGAAAGTTGTCGCCAGAGTATTAATTTCACTGGCAATACTAGACTCCCACCGtgcaaagatatcatgtttgggataatcggtgactctaaattctccataggtctcagtgtgagtgtggcgggttgttggtctctgtctgtctctgtgtgatggacgaccctgtgatggactggagacctgtccagggtgaccttgCCCTCACccagtcagctgggattggctgcagcaccccccatgaaacggataagcggtagaaaatgaatgaatgaatgaatattttccATTGTCAAACATCAACagatgagcaaaaaaaaaaagggtctaATTTTTTATTAGCTTGTCAGCAAGTGAGAGTCACAGGTCCATGGGGCCTTTGTAAATAAGATCCTGGTTTCAATTAGATGCAGATAATAGAAACAGATCATAAAGCATTCCAGACTTGATGTCCTcatcaaaatgtgtttctttccaTGTTGACAGATGGGACTTTTGGGAGGAGCGAGGTTGTTGGACACAGACCACCATGGCTTCtattgcacacacaaatgcacaatgaCACTTCCCTTAATGGGAACTTCATTAGGAATAAGCCACACAGTGACTTACTGAAACACTGTTTAAGATTTGTGTTTTCCATTGATTCACTCGTTTTGTGGTAacattttcctttgtctttgctcACAGCAACTATGTGTTTGTCTATATTCTGGAGTCTGATTCACTTGTTTGTTCCTTTGTTGTGACAGAGGGAGTGAATTCGTTGGGGTGACTAAGCTTCTGGGTGCTGTGTGGCACAAATCCCGCTCAGTGAATGAGCATGATGCCAGTGTCTGTGCAACATTGCATTTGCATTGAATTCATTTGACAACTTTTTGTGATTCGCAAATTGAGTGACTTAGTAGCAGAAGCCATTAccatttaaatcaaacacaaaaaaatgattaTGAAATGCTGGACCTAATTAGCAGCATTTGACAAGTTTGCATAGATGCATCATAGCTTTTCATACCACACTGGTTTTCAATTGTGCTTACAAAAATTTGTAAAAGAGTGCTAGTTGATGCACGCAGGTCTTCAACTCGGGGTAATGGGATcatgttggcaaaaaaaaaaaaaaaaaaaataaataaatagtagtTGAATATTTCTAGCTCTTGGCAACATTGTGCACAATGGTTGTCTCTGTGTCACTGGCCTTCCATGTTTAAGACAGAAGAACAGCTTTGTTTGAGATTAACAGGAGGGAGGTCTTGGTGTGGAAGGACAATGATTCACGTCTCAGGTTTAGAGCTCAACCTGTCATTCTATCATTATGTTAAAGCTGTTGTCAAAAGACACTCAAAAGCGAGCTCTGTACAACCAAATCCAGTTTTGAACTGTGTGAGCTGTTGAACAAAAGTCCACTGTCCTca
It contains:
- the LOC115057883 gene encoding G-protein coupled receptor 35 — encoded protein: MCGNITNSSCKVDILQGAAYSALFIPGSIFNTAALCAFIAKRDSWTDTHIYMVNLAIADSALILFLPFRIYDAFFCLPKTTWCTHLMNVHFINMYASIMTLTAISVHRYLVVKFPFQTRSWRKKKETAVVVCLVIWGLLLSIGAIFQKENDPKKLWTCYERCKDNPLGPAAITMLIVPGFLIPLLIIVFCSTQIKCILSKAESNSEEMKRILSIVMANMIVFIVCYTPIHVAFLVNLQKPPQDWQLNYPPAHVYLQVSEWIAATNCCLDSFSYFFLLKSFYSQINGSTKALSTP